One region of Strongyloides ratti genome assembly S_ratti_ED321, chromosome : X genomic DNA includes:
- a CDS encoding Adenosine monophosphate-protein transferase FICD, translating into MASLDYTINLSTKKFVFICILTTIIVNISWNIIINTVKRSDFCQYKWILQNIKTNYFDCNIEKGILPKNIKQNLRQITDDFPFMDTQIMEINRYSEYRDDKIYQPLINVKNDFAFSENEAKAVLIASKNSRERGNFKKAQAIIENALSKSPLHTDILMEYGIILEKEEKALIRRQRTLPIVQKYDNKILKALYNKRDEFYKIRKNIGAFRRALKESYFQHVYHTVALEGNTMSYLQTRAFLETGRAIGGKSIFEHNEILGLDAALRFLNQSKISLGNIGLTEILQIHHKVMAYVDPDSAGKMRKIQVYVGSFTPPSPKYIESEMKNFIEWLNDYDTLEMDPVELAAIAHYKLVFIHPFVDGNGRTARLLMNLILSRSGFPPIIIPLEERLNYYKTLKEANDGDLRPFIRFICQQTDKTLQYFIDSTKTNLEKNDLNDAQLIQ; encoded by the exons ATGGCTTCTCTAGATTAtactattaatttatcaacaaaaaagTTTGTATTTATCTGTATATTAACAactattattgttaatataagttggaatataattataaatactGTTAAACGTTCCGATTTTTGTCAATATAAATggattttacaaaatattaaaacaaattattttgacTGTAACATTGAAAAAGGAATATtaccaaaaaatataaaacaaaatttaagaCAAATTACAGATGATTTTCCATTTATGGATACTCAAATAATGGAGATTAATCGTTATTCAGAATATCGAg atgataaaatatatcaaccATTAATTAATGTCAAAAATGATTTTGCATTTAGTGAAAATGAAGCTAAAGCTGTATTAATTGCATCAAAAAATTCTCGTGAACGaggaaattttaaaaaagctCAAGCAATAATTGAAAATGCATTATCAAAATCACCTCTACATACTGATATTTTAATGGAATATGGtataatattagaaaaagaagaaaaag CTTTAATTCGTCGACAACGTACATTACCTATTGTacaaaaatatgataataaaattttaaaagctttatataataaacgtgatgaattttataaaattcgCAAAAATATTGGAGCATTTAGAAGAGCACTTAAAGAAAGTTATTTTCAACATGTTTATCATACAGTTGCATTAGAAGGAAATACAATGAGTTATTTGCAGACACGAGCATTCTTAGAAACAGGTAGAGCTATTGGTGGTAAAAGTATTTTTGAACATAATGAAATACTTGGCCTTGATGCAGCTCtaagatttttaaatcaatcaAAAATATCACTTGGAAATATTGGTTTAACagaaatattacaaatacaTCATAAAGTTATGGCATATGTTGATCCTGATAGTGCTGGAAAAATGAGAAAAATACAAGTATATGTTGGTAGTTTTACTCCACCTTCAccaaaatatattgaatctgagatgaaaaattttattgaatgGTTAAATGATTATGATACATTAGAAATGGATCCTGTTGAATTAGCTGCAATAGCACATTATAAATTAGTATTCATTCACCCATTTGTTGATGGTAATGGTAGAACAGCTAGATTGTTAATGAATCTAATTTTATCAAGATCTGGTTTTCCACCAATTATAATTCCCCTTGAGGAaagattaaattattataaaacattaaaagaaGCAAATGATGGTGATTTAAGACCTTTTATTCGTTTTATTTGTCAACAAACTGATAAAACATTACag tatttcaTTGATTCAACAAAAACAAATcttgaaaaaaatgatttaaatgaTGCGCAACTGATacagtaa
- a CDS encoding Autophagy protein Atg8 ubiquitin like family-containing protein, translating into MSLPGYAPTFKERKSFEIRKRNALEILQTHPDKIPIIIERYENERHLPLIDRCKFLVPNHVTIGDLMQIIRRRLNLHHEQSFFLMINEKSIFSISTPISSVYLNERDDDGFLYIVYTSQPAFG; encoded by the exons ATGTCCCTTCCTGGATATGCTCCAACATTTAAAGAACGTAAATCTTTTG aaataagaaaaagaaatgCTTTGGAAATTCTTCAAACACATCCAGATAAAATACCTATAATTATTGAAAGATATGAAAATGAAAGACATTTACCATTAATTGATAGATGTAAATTTTTGGTACCTAATCATGTTACTATAGGAGATTTAATGCAAATCATACGTAGGCGTTTAAATCTTCATCATGAACAATCattctttttaatgattaatgaaaaaagtattttttcaatttcaacACCAATCTCTTCTGTTTACTTGAATGAACGTGATGATGAtggatttttatatattgtttatacTAGTCAACCAGCATTtggatga
- a CDS encoding Calmodulin-binding protein related to a Rab3 GDP/GTP exchange protein, whose protein sequence is MNEASSGQLQNGKKKEDLLKEYDNLKNHETLYESFCIVGQDECTIDVEVVNKNETSKEPIIDIELVFPRLKESVKDDYEIISSTPGGTVADLLHSSIKHTECFITIRRGFSKMPIVDIGILDESNGEQLMADSVAITQTRYGNSANISGNKNKQVYLTFRRLKTMSEISTNEVVTDICVINASNNEKCPASFYKIDKVFNKSLTASNMYICYKKSRRARRSISYSPKILDSFSNDSCKIISPDVANFCMPNGVEMVCWPINKPYPEDQASSFVLTDDKAKKTYATCLTFYEIHNLKLTNEQKQKLNVEELSNSPKKENINNIDDIQSNEFDKKINDKEYNEIKEKLIDNGLTLYTPIETDDNETNKITIEIIKEDLIILKNKTIVFISKFPFNEGFKTILDILRRYNSLDNEINIPVERILSYLMYEVVYPAPKVPQFRLHLFNEKILFNLHDIPEMPLSGARFIDCLNQLGVENMITIFLCILQERTVIFHSMRHNTLSPICETFVSLIFPLFWQCPYVPLCISEASIICESPVPVIAGIDSKYFDVEGDQTTDAIFFGIDTQSSSLSNDEVKRLLNSVPSNPLKILRNDLESIHRFDSFPQIRAYSSLVSRDIQYESFNIIEKTNHKVRRYFLKFMSSLLKGYDECILPLKKAPYLDNLKDIQNVFDFEKFIRSKDRQSLNFFKTFVNTQMFRHFIQERIFHSEKNEFYFFFDDIYRKCDISSTTTMYDNDDININMKTIEANIQCSSTIMKNVKKFKQFPNNLNKELYDLEFVNTAVGLKANCLMLTKDPQLRNLNVLRSVYELKCEKDKIRLHLNESTFTWPRIILFEINAIWFSLLPNFLQKINNKLLGLNLGINYLFNLLDTKVIILDQQPFRVIIHLCGFYGKPYWSYRVLQLMECYGIMPDCITLPIYHKAITAKGWPSENEIKAYRKFKGVGWVIIGINYMVKTHIKISPTNEIGNVAKDINKIFKTLNINENSDNEIENDEICNETFNPHQYKKTINNYIETNDECKDLPMSFDLLEPNKHFMTWKKNDENIALKNSQKFPELNNFVNNMKKKGYLLKIRKEIEEKNISNEEINEKDIYIDCLYKEHFDSDIPITTNVSLIGDSKNYFKIDNNIEDLKKNLNTSLSSLCISHEKNPLNDIEYALTVNTNTSIKCNDILGSSTNINIEPLGIDELSDKNSKTVSESNLEESRRRFLIEHLSEPFSEKKEEQNMIDSTKLTPSKSWFKTLSKSPLVSKILSPSLVNKQVDTSNLKHSLSTQSLSTILFKPVQQVAKNLFGEMKTKWKTSNSNDIPCNDELPLGIEQETDHFAQKIYRISNGLIYGFRGIERFSTLMNQYIESFPFLRKCNRQLKRIELSIASRCTKRECGNINYDEEIWTKFMECEESSIYSCYHCGHNFTPLLTVKIFNNTIMKKNSYYQQNHLREKVEFGNNEDYYISFPVRFLNPVYLRMILETQILSCNNYTIGPGFFYDHQMLYYNLLYYFKRTNMLSHLNLWCGTNVQVICTYDVPELHEDKNQPLYLMSKQIISEPILTETLLKRPPFRFLFDIISETIRKTSFLSDKYTEDILKFENFNEKSIKISFLDELISIINNDGSLDELKGSKIVAGKDSHLTNLFLQKFAKAAKDFKKAKKKKKNKESSDGKKDSTKNKSNHSEKKLKIDKTTDERSSSKSNKEEENNGDNKSKEEKKLKKNEKENGKHKIKEKDKIINISEEEINHNFSKKSNKKSSKRSQKTKEKNSSITQENNVIEEEKNINNNNISLQQNNNDIKLKNNELIVEKDKDNDKINNHEHQIVTSPLIRPGTAVARPPPPKLKKNQIIYEEGTDKNEIDTSITVPLITEEESKNTEIDDDIFVTEEIPINKFSDTSINVNKINEDQHGILVNKIVENTKNIEKDSYPLSVKYHIYDDSEYIQLKEETDELRKSIQHLTQTIYPLAQIFDFIQEDFDEMLRELDSPWNSVHEQILLSLESGDFIKPMTQYIATIRANKTNHDMVSGDSFSMYRDFLFSTLDRYGTRVDIANFDFYYREAFEKIPPMIMNVLPAKDYAPSQIRMANRRIFIPLDLV, encoded by the exons ATGAATGAGGCATCCTCTGGTCAATTACAAAATGGTAAGAAGAAagaagatttattaaaagagtatgacaatttaaaaaaccaTGAAACATTATATGAAAGTTTTTGTATAGTTGGTCAAGATGAATGTACCATTGATGTTGAagttgttaataaaaatgaaacatcTAAAGAACCAATTATTGATATAGAACTTGTCTTTCCTCGTCTCAAAGAAAGT gtTAAAGATGATTATGAAATTATAAGTAGTACACCTGGAGGAACTGTTGCTGATTTACTTCATAGTTCAATAAAACATACAGAAtgttttattactattagaCGTGGTTTTTCTAAAATGCCTATTGTTGATATTGGTATTCTTGATGAGTCAAATGGTGAACAATTAATGGCTGATTCTGTAGCTATTACACAAACAAGATATGGAAATTCTGCAAACATAAgtggtaataaaaataaacaagtatatttaacatttcGCCGTTTAAAAACAATGTCTGAGATAAGTACAAATGAAGTTGTTACTGATATATGTGTTATCAATGCTTCAAACAACGAAAAATGTCCTgcatcattttataaaattgataaagtttttaacAAAAGTTTAACTGCATCCAATATgtatatttgttataaaaaaagtagaaGAGCAAGACGTTCAATATCATATTCTCCTAAAATATTGGATTCTTTTTCAAATGACagttgtaaaataatatctcCAGATGTTGCAAATTTTTGTATGCCTAATGGTGTAGAAATGGTTTGTTGGCCAATTAATAAACCATATCCAGAAGATCAAGCATCTTCATTTGTTTTAACGGATGATAAAGCAAAAAAAACATATGCTACATGTTTAACATTTTATGAAatacataatttaaaattaactaatgaacaaaaacaaaaattaaatgttgaagaattatcaaattcacctaaaaaagaaaatattaataatattgatgaTATTCAAAGTAAtgaatttgataaaaaaattaatgataaagaatataatgaaataaaagaaaaattaattgataatgGATTAACACTATATACACCAATTGAAACAGATGATAatgaaacaaataaaataacaatagaaattattaaagaagatttaattatattaaagaataaaacaattgtttttatatctaaattTCCTTTTAATGAAggatttaaaacaatattagaTATATTAAGAAGATATAATTCATTAGacaatgaaataaatatacctgttgaaagaatattatcatatctt atGTATGAAGTTGTTTATCCAGCACCTAAAGTACCACAATTTCGtcttcatttatttaatgaaaaaattttatttaatttacatGATATTCCAGAAATGCCATTATCTGGTGCAAGATTTATTGATTGTTTAAATCAATTAGGTGTTGAAAATatgataacaatatttttatgtattctTCAAGAAAGGACAGTAATTTTTCATTCAATGCGTCACAACACACTCTCACCAATTTGTGAGACATTTGTCTCATTAATATTTCCACTTTTCTGGCAATGTCCTTATGTACCATTATGTATAAGTGAGGCAAGTATAATATGTGAATCACCAGTTCCAGTAATTGCTGGAATTGactcaaaatattttgatgttGAAGGTGACCAAACAACAGATGCAATATTTTTTGGTATTGATACTCAATCATCATCATTATCTAATGATGAAGTTAAACGGTTATTAAATTCTGTTCCATCAAatccattaaaaatattaagaaatgATTTAGAATCTATACATAGATTTGATTCATTTCCTCAAATAAGAGCATATTCTTCTTTAGTATCACGAGATATTCAATATgaatcatttaatataattgaaaaaacaaATCATAAAGTAcgaagatattttttaaaatttatgtcatcattattaaaagGATATGATGAATGTATATTACCATTAAAAAAAGCTCCATAtttagataatttaaaagatatacaaaatgtttttgattttgaaaaatttattcgtTCAAAGGATCGtcaatcattaaatttttttaaaacatttgtaAATACTCAAATGTTTCGTCATTTTATACAAGAAAGAATTTTTCATtcagaaaaaaatgaattttattttttctttgatGATATTTATCGTAAATGTGATATATCATCAACAACAACTATGTATGATAATGATgacattaatattaatatgaaaACTATTGAAGCTAATATACAATGTTCATCAAcaataatgaaaaatgttaaaaaatttaaacaatttccaaacaatttaaataaagaattatatGATTTAGAATTTGTTAATACAGCTGTTGGTTTAAAAGCTAATTGTTTAATGTTAACAAAAGATCCACaattaagaaatttaaatgttttaagaaGTGTATATGAATTAAAATgtgaaaaagataaaattcgTTTACATTTAAATGAATCAACTTTTACATGGCcaagaataatattatttgagaTAAATGCTATATGGTTTTCATTATTaccaaattttttacaaaaaattaataataagttaTTAGGATTAAATCTAggaataaattatttatttaatttattagatacaaaagttataatattaGACCAACAACCATTTCGTgttattatacatttatgTGGTTTCTATGGGAAACCATATTGGAGTTATAGAGTTCTTCAACTTATGGAATGTTATGGAATTATGCCAGATTGTATAACTTTACCTATATATCATAAAGCAATAACAGCTAAAGGATGGCCATctgaaaatgaaataaaagcatatagaaaatttaaaggTGTTGGTTGGGTTATTATAGGAATTAATTATATGGTAAAAAcacatattaaaatatctccAACAAATGAAATTGGAAATGTTGCAAAagatataaacaaaatttttaagacaTTAAACATTAATGAAAATAGTGATAATGAAATAGAAAATGATGAAATTTGTAATGAAACATTTAATCCACATCAAtacaaaaaaacaataaataattatattgaaaCTAATGATGAATGTAAAGATTTACCTATGTCATTTGATTTATTAGAAccaaataaacattttatgacatggaaaaaaaatgatgaaaatatagcattaaaaaatagtCAAAAATTTCctgaattaaataattttgttaataatatgaaaaaaaaaggatatttattaaaaattagaaaagaaattgaagaaaaaaatatttctaatgaGGAGATAAATGAAAAGGATATTTACATTGattgtttatataaagaaCATTTTGATAGTGATATTCCTATTACAACAAATGTATCATTAATTGGAgattctaaaaattattttaaaattgataataatattgaagatttaaaaaaaaatttaaatacaagTTTAAGTAGTCTTTGTATTTCTCATGAAAAAAATCCTCTTAATGATATTGAATATGCATTAACTGTTAATACTAATACATCTATTAAATGTAATGATATATTAGGTTCATCaactaatattaatattgaaCCATTAGGAATTGATGAATTATCagataaaaattctaaaactGTTTCTGAATCTAATTTAGAAGAATCAAGAAGACGATTTTTAATTGAACATTTAAGTGAACCATTttctgaaaaaaaagaagaacaAAATATGATTGATTCAACAAAATTAACACCATCCAAAAGTTGGTTTAAAACATTAAGTAAATCTCCATtagtttcaaaaattttaagccCATCACTTGTAAATAAACAAGTAGATAcatcaaatttaaaacattctTTATCAACACAAAGTTtatcaacaatattatttaaaccaGTTCAACAGGTggcaaaaaatttatttggtGAAATGAAAACAAAATGGAAAACATCAAATAGTAATGATATTCCATGTAATGATGAATTACCATTAGGAATTGAACAAGAAACAGACCATTTTGCCCAAAAAATTTATCGTATAAGTAACGGGTTAATTTATGGATTTCGTGGTATTGAAAGATTTTCAACATTAATGAATCAATATATTGAATCATTTCCTTTTCTTCGCAAATGTAATCGtcaattaaaaagaattgaATTATCAATTGCTTCAAGATGTACTAAACGTGAATGtggaaatattaattatgatGAAGAAATATGGACAAAATTTATGGAATGTGAAGAGTCTTCAATATATTCATGTTATCATTGTGGTCATAATTTTACACCATTATTAacagttaaaatatttaataatacaattatgaaaaaaaatagttattatcAACAAAATCATTTACGTGAAAAAGTTGAATTTGGTAATAATGAGGATTATTATATCTCATTTCCTGTACGTTTTTTAAATCCCGTTTATTTACGTATGATATTGGAAACGCAAATATTAAGTTGTAATAATTATACCATTGGACCtggttttttttatgatCATCAAATGCTTTATTACAatcttctttattattttaaaagaactAATATGCTAtcacatttaaatttatggTGTGGGACCAATGTTCAAGTTATATGTACATATGATGTACCTGAACTACATGAGGACAAAAACCAACCATTATATCTTATGTCAAAAcaa ATTATTAGTGAACCAATATTAACTGAAACATTACTTAAAAGACCACCTTTTcgttttttatttgatatcaTAAGTGAAACAATTCGTAAAACATCATTTTTAAGTGATAAGTATACTGAAGATATTCTTAAATTTGAAAActttaatgaaaaaagtataaaaatttcatttttggatgaattaatatcaataattaataatgatgGTAGTTTGGATGAACTAAAAGGAAGTAAAATTGTTGCTGGAAAAGATAGTCATTtgacaaatttatttttacaaaaatttgcCAAAGCAGctaaagattttaaaaaagctaaaaaaaagaaaaaaaataaggaaAGTAGTGATGGGAAGAAGGATagtacaaaaaataaaagtaatcattcagaaaaaaaattaaaaatagataaaacaACAGATGAAAGATCTTCAAGTAAATCAAATAAAGAGGAAGAAAATAATGGTGATAATAAatcaaaagaagaaaaaaaattaaaaaagaatgaaaAAGAGAATGgaaaacataaaattaaagaaaaagataaaattattaatatatcagAAGAGGAAATAaatcataatttttcaaaaaaatcaaaCAAAAAATCCAGTAAGAGAAGTCaaaaaacaaaagaaaaaaattcatcAATTACCCAGGAGAATAATGTTATAGAGGaagaaaagaatataaacaataacaatatttcattacaacaaaataataatgacattaaattaaaaaataatgaattaataGTTGAAAAGGACaaagataatgataaaattaataatcatGAACATCAAATAGTTACATCTCCATTAATTCGACCTGGTACAGCTGTTGCACGTCCTCCTCCTcctaaattaaaaaaaaatcaaattatttatgaaGAAGGGActgataaaaatgaaattgataCATCTATAACAGTACCTTTAATTACAGAAGAAGAATCTAAAAATACAGAAATAGATGATGATATTTTTGTTACAGAAGAAATaccaattaataaatttagtgATACTTctataaatgttaataaaattaatgaagaTCAACATGGTATACTTGTAAATAAGATTGttgaaaatacaaaaaatattgaaaaagattCTTATCCATTATCAGtaaaatatcatatatatgATGACAGTGAatatattcaattaaaagaagaaaCAGATGAATTAAGAAAGAGTATACAACATTTAACACAAACAATATATCCTTTAGCtcaaatttttgattttatacAAGAAGATTTTGATGAGATGCTTCGTGAATTAGAT tcaCCCTGGAACAGTGTACAtgaacaaatattattaagttTAGAAAGTGGAGATTTTATAAAACCAATGACACAATATATTGCTACAATTAGAGCAAATAAAACAAATCACGACATGGTTTCTGGCGACAGTTTTTCTATGTACag agattttttattttctacaTTAGATAGATATGGTACACGTGTTGATATAGCAAACTTTGATTTTTACTATAGAGAAGCATTTGAAAAGATACCACCAATGATAATGAATGTCTTACCGGCAAAAGATTATGCTCCATCACAAATAAGAATGGCAAATAGAAGAATATTTATTCCATTGGAtcttgtttaa